A genomic segment from Nostoc sp. ATCC 53789 encodes:
- the cysC gene encoding adenylyl-sulfate kinase, whose product MKHLGKIIWLTGLSGAGKTTIAHGIAQELLIRNYLIEVLDGDVVRTHLCAGLGFSKQDRDTNVRRIGFVAELLSRNGVIAIIAAISPYRKVREQLKKTSTNFIEVYVQAPLGVCEFRDVKGLYAKAKAGEIKHFTGISDPYEEPLNPEIICQTDKFTVEQCVKQVLDYLERQNLICAGNENLIGI is encoded by the coding sequence ATGAAACACCTTGGTAAAATTATCTGGTTGACAGGCTTAAGTGGTGCTGGGAAAACAACAATCGCCCACGGTATAGCCCAAGAATTGCTCATCAGAAATTACTTAATAGAAGTGCTAGATGGTGATGTAGTTCGCACCCATCTTTGTGCAGGATTGGGTTTTAGCAAACAAGACCGAGATACAAATGTGCGTCGTATTGGCTTTGTGGCTGAATTACTCAGTCGCAATGGCGTAATTGCGATCATTGCAGCAATCAGCCCCTATCGTAAAGTTCGAGAGCAACTCAAAAAAACTTCTACCAATTTTATCGAAGTTTATGTTCAGGCTCCACTTGGAGTTTGTGAATTCCGTGATGTCAAAGGACTCTACGCTAAAGCAAAAGCAGGGGAAATTAAACATTTTACTGGTATCTCTGACCCTTATGAAGAACCATTAAATCCAGAAATTATCTGTCAAACTGATAAGTTCACCGTTGAACAATGTGTTAAGCAAGTGCTTGATTATTTAGAACGGCAAAACTTAATTTGTGCTGGGAATGAAAATCTCATAGGGATTTAA
- a CDS encoding Ig-like domain-containing protein, producing MDAFVGNSAGDTLFFENTSATTPVNNPPTANNDTATTNEDTNGTGNVLTNDTDPEATDILTVAAVNGIATNVGSQITLASGALLTLNANGTYNYNPNAQFESLGVGATATDSFDYTISDGNGGTDTATVNVTINGVNDAPTLANAIADQTTLEDGFFSYTLPANTFADVDAGDSLTYAATLANNNPLPSWLTFNANTRTFSGTPDDPNNGTISIKVTATDTSNATANDTFDLTVTPVNDAPVAGDDSASANQNTPLTLLAADLLANDTDVDSSTLSITAVSNAVNGTVTLNNSGNVVFTPTTGFSNGNGSFNYTLSDGSGGTDLGIVTVAVGITLNGTNQNDNLNGTSGNDIINGLNAQDTISGNAGNDKLVGENGDDLLYGGTGNDQLYGGNGQDTLYGDADNDRLEGDNGDDKLYGGDGNDSLIGGNGQDFLVGGAGNDFLDGDKGDDNLTGGTGSDIFVLEKAAGRDTITDFNLGQSDKIGLSGLSFSQLSFSGNQISLGNQTLAVLSGFNTTTLTQNDLTSV from the coding sequence TTGGATGCTTTTGTGGGCAATAGTGCAGGCGATACGTTGTTCTTCGAGAATACATCCGCTACTACCCCAGTCAACAATCCTCCCACCGCCAATAACGACACTGCTACCACCAACGAAGATACGAATGGCACTGGTAATGTCTTAACCAACGACACTGATCCCGAAGCGACCGATATCTTGACAGTAGCGGCTGTAAATGGCATTGCTACTAATGTCGGCAGCCAGATTACCTTGGCATCCGGTGCTTTATTAACGCTCAACGCTAACGGCACATACAATTACAACCCCAACGCTCAATTTGAATCTTTGGGTGTGGGTGCTACTGCTACCGATAGCTTCGATTACACTATCTCCGATGGCAACGGCGGAACGGATACTGCTACCGTTAACGTTACCATCAACGGTGTTAACGATGCGCCAACTTTAGCAAATGCGATCGCAGATCAAACAACCCTAGAAGATGGTTTTTTCAGCTATACTCTTCCAGCCAATACCTTTGCTGATGTCGATGCAGGTGACAGCTTAACTTACGCAGCCACCCTCGCTAACAACAACCCCCTACCTAGTTGGTTAACTTTCAACGCCAATACCCGCACCTTCAGTGGCACTCCCGATGACCCAAATAACGGCACAATTAGCATTAAAGTTACCGCCACTGACACCAGCAATGCTACTGCTAACGATACCTTTGACCTAACGGTAACTCCCGTCAACGATGCACCTGTCGCTGGTGATGACTCTGCTAGTGCCAATCAAAATACACCTTTGACCCTGTTGGCTGCTGACTTGTTGGCTAACGATACTGATGTAGACAGTTCTACTTTGAGCATCACTGCTGTGAGTAACGCTGTTAATGGTACTGTCACCTTAAATAACAGTGGCAATGTCGTCTTTACTCCGACCACAGGTTTCAGCAATGGTAATGGCAGCTTTAACTATACCCTCAGCGATGGCAGTGGTGGCACTGATTTGGGGATAGTAACGGTAGCAGTCGGCATAACCCTCAACGGTACTAACCAAAACGATAACCTCAACGGCACATCCGGCAACGACATCATTAACGGACTCAACGCTCAAGATACCATTTCCGGCAATGCTGGCAATGATAAACTTGTGGGTGAGAATGGTGATGATTTACTCTATGGCGGTACTGGCAACGATCAACTCTATGGTGGTAATGGTCAAGACACACTTTATGGTGATGCTGATAACGACCGTCTCGAAGGTGATAACGGTGATGACAAACTCTATGGCGGTGACGGGAACGACAGTTTAATTGGAGGTAACGGCCAAGATTTCCTTGTCGGCGGTGCGGGTAACGATTTCCTCGACGGTGACAAGGGGGATGATAACTTGACTGGCGGGACTGGTAGCGACATCTTTGTGTTGGAGAAAGCCGCAGGTCGGGATACAATTACCGATTTTAATTTAGGTCAGAGCGATAAAATCGGCTTGTCTGGTTTGAGTTTTAGTCAGTTGTCTTTCTCTGGTAATCAGATTAGCTTAGGCAATCAAACTTTAGCGGTGCTGAGTGGGTTTAATACCACTACGCTGACACAGAACGATTTGACTTCTGTTTAA
- a CDS encoding ATP-binding sensor histidine kinase has protein sequence MVNTLVNIPGYCISEELYNGSRTLVYRGYREADSLPVVIKLLKNPYPSFSELLSFRNQYTITKNLHSPLIVQTYSLEPYQNGYALVMEDFGGISLNDWRVRGRGQSLQELLKIGSALCNTLDILYRERIIHKDIKPANILINPETKQVKLIDFSIASLLPRETQTLINPNVLEGTLAYISPEQTGRMNRGIDYRTDFYSLGVTLYELLSGELPFNSNDPMELVHSHIAKMPTALENREEIPQVISDIVMKLMAKNAEDRYQSALGLKFDLENCLTQLQGTGEIQSFEIGQRDISDRFIIPDKLYGREGEVSTLLQAFERVSLGATEMMLVAGFSGIGKTAVVNEIHKPIVRQRGYFIKGKYDQFQRNIPFSAFVQAFRDLMGQLLTESDAQIQQWRNQILEAVGENGQVIIEVIPELSKIIGEQLPVPELSGTAAQNRFNLLFKKFTQVFTTAEHPLVIFLDDLQWSDLASVNLMQLLMTDTGHLLLIGAYRDNEVKPGHPLMLTLNDIQKAQVTINRITLAPLSQIKVNQLVADTLKCPESLAWNLSQLLHQKTQGNPFFATQFLKALHQENIIKFDCESGCWQCNIAQVITLAVTDDVVAFMSLQLRKLPPSTQEVLQLAACIGNQFDLETLAIVSEQSQIETAAALWKALQEGLILPISDIYKFYVGEEYQQFTQENYEIVAYRFLHDRVQQAAYSLIPADEKQPVHLKIGQLLLSNTPESNREERIFEIVSQLNVAAELITQSTERQALAQFNLMASCKAKAATAYTAACKYAQVGIGLLSQNSWQHQYDLTLALHQVATETAYLSGDLEQMTANAHLVLNHAKTPLDQISVYEVKIEAFTTQGQFTQASAAALAILKLLGVELPAAPTQEDVAAAFSTVSDAIGERLPCELLNLSQARDANILAAARILTSLAPCAYLSQPLLYLLVILKKVYLSVVYGNESTSTFSYVSYGILMCGVFGNVELGYEFGQLALDLLSNHQDSELKGKTLLLVYLYTSHWKMHLRDALHFLQMAYCSCLDVGDLAFAGYSAYNYGFYSYFAGQNLTQLEAEVARYCEALKHLKQNINLTYSQLIQQILLNLIGDGDNIVLLSGTAYNEQYQLPLHETAGERTALALLWINKLVVSYLFSEFEQAVQQAGQARQYLDAVLASLYVPIFHFYESLAQLAWFEQLPTLEQQQANEYIAANQEKLNYWTTHAPMNFLHKFHLVEAERERVQGNKASAIDLYDRAIIGAKENGYIQEEALANELAAKFYLEWDKERIAGEYMTNAYYGYARWGAKAKVADLERRYPQLLAPILKQTQCLFSTNETIFASSSVTSTSSLSSTSSSVSVALDLGAILKASQTISSEIELEKLLSSLLRITIENAGANKCVLMLVESDKLQIRALAKLGLHNNGNTKVDFSPILTNPQPFEESRDIPIVLINTVKRSLKAAVIIDATVHPQLINDPYIGQQQPKSILCSPILHQGKLLGVLYLENNLTTGAFTHERVELLNLLCTQAAISLENARLYLRSQNYALQLEQSLDELNTTQSRFYNLVDNVPGVVYQFRIAADGTWTMPYISADCYDLYEITAEQAIANVQLIVERVHSEDAARHQQSIAESMQTLDPWRWEGRIVTLSGIIKWIHGEAHIVQQADGSLVWDGVLLDISERKVAELDLQLALLDLQQAQIQIVQSEKMSALGNLVAGVAHEMNNPLGFISASLKLAKPTIADLVEHLGLYQKTLPNKSDEILTHAEEIDLDYSLSDLLKMIDSMSIACDRLKNISTSLRTFSRADQDYKVPFNIHQGIDSTILILKHRLKANEQRPSIEVVTNYGNLPQVECFPGQLNQVFMNLLANAIDALDESNHGRSFEEIKANPNCITITTSVENNLVKIAIFDNGKGMDEQVKSKIFDHLFTTKAVGKGTGLGLAIAKSIIVEKHGGTLAVNSTPGVGTELVITLPILVQAH, from the coding sequence ATGGTTAATACTCTTGTCAATATTCCTGGATATTGCATCAGCGAAGAACTCTACAATGGTTCCAGAACGCTGGTTTATCGAGGGTATCGAGAGGCTGACTCATTACCTGTAGTAATTAAACTGCTGAAGAATCCTTATCCGAGTTTCAGCGAACTGTTGTCGTTTCGCAATCAGTACACGATTACCAAAAACCTCCACTCACCGCTAATCGTCCAAACCTACAGCCTAGAACCATACCAAAATGGCTATGCTTTGGTAATGGAAGACTTTGGAGGGATTTCTCTCAATGATTGGAGAGTCAGGGGAAGAGGACAATCTCTACAAGAGTTATTAAAAATTGGGAGCGCACTATGCAATACCTTAGATATATTGTATCGAGAGCGGATTATTCATAAAGATATCAAACCCGCTAATATTTTAATTAATCCCGAAACAAAGCAAGTTAAATTAATTGACTTTAGTATTGCATCTTTACTACCACGGGAAACGCAAACACTAATTAATCCCAATGTCTTAGAAGGGACACTAGCTTATATTTCCCCAGAACAAACAGGCAGAATGAATCGGGGGATTGATTACCGAACTGATTTTTATTCACTCGGTGTAACTTTATACGAATTATTGAGTGGTGAATTACCGTTTAATTCAAACGACCCGATGGAGTTGGTACATTCTCATATTGCTAAAATGCCTACCGCATTAGAGAACAGGGAAGAGATTCCGCAAGTGATTTCAGATATTGTGATGAAACTGATGGCAAAAAATGCCGAAGACCGCTATCAAAGCGCATTGGGGTTGAAATTTGATTTAGAAAATTGTTTAACTCAACTACAAGGAACTGGTGAAATTCAGAGTTTTGAGATTGGACAGCGCGATATTAGCGATCGCTTCATTATCCCGGATAAACTTTATGGACGAGAAGGCGAAGTCTCAACTCTCCTGCAAGCATTTGAGAGAGTTAGCCTTGGTGCAACAGAAATGATGCTGGTAGCTGGGTTTTCGGGAATAGGGAAAACTGCGGTTGTCAACGAGATCCATAAACCGATTGTGCGACAACGCGGTTATTTTATCAAAGGAAAATATGACCAATTTCAACGGAATATTCCCTTTAGTGCCTTTGTGCAAGCATTCCGAGATTTAATGGGACAGTTGTTAACCGAAAGTGATGCACAGATTCAGCAATGGAGGAACCAAATATTAGAGGCTGTAGGAGAAAATGGACAAGTAATTATTGAAGTTATCCCCGAATTATCAAAAATTATTGGCGAACAATTGCCAGTACCAGAGTTATCAGGAACGGCAGCACAAAATCGATTTAATTTGTTGTTTAAAAAATTTACCCAAGTTTTTACCACTGCTGAACATCCGTTAGTGATATTTTTAGATGATTTGCAATGGTCAGATTTGGCATCAGTGAACTTAATGCAGCTTTTAATGACTGATACAGGTCATCTTTTATTAATTGGTGCATACCGTGATAACGAGGTCAAACCAGGACATCCATTAATGTTGACTTTGAATGATATTCAAAAAGCCCAAGTAACAATTAATAGGATTACTTTAGCACCACTGAGCCAAATAAAAGTGAATCAGTTAGTTGCTGATACACTGAAATGTCCAGAAAGTTTGGCATGGAATCTTTCTCAATTGCTCCATCAAAAAACTCAAGGTAATCCGTTTTTCGCAACCCAGTTTCTCAAAGCATTGCATCAAGAAAATATAATTAAATTTGATTGTGAGTCAGGGTGTTGGCAATGTAATATTGCACAAGTGATAACTCTTGCGGTTACAGATGATGTAGTTGCTTTCATGTCATTGCAATTGCGAAAACTACCGCCATCAACTCAAGAGGTGTTGCAGCTAGCTGCTTGTATTGGCAATCAGTTTGATTTAGAAACTTTGGCAATTGTTTCAGAACAATCGCAAATTGAGACGGCTGCTGCTTTGTGGAAAGCATTACAAGAAGGGTTGATTTTACCGATTAGTGATATTTATAAGTTTTATGTTGGGGAAGAATACCAACAATTTACACAAGAAAATTATGAGATTGTTGCATATAGATTTTTACATGACCGGGTGCAACAAGCAGCATACTCCCTAATTCCTGCCGATGAAAAACAACCCGTTCACCTGAAGATTGGACAGTTACTCCTGAGTAACACTCCCGAAAGCAATCGGGAAGAACGCATTTTTGAAATTGTCAGTCAACTCAATGTTGCGGCGGAATTAATCACCCAATCCACAGAACGTCAAGCATTGGCCCAGTTTAACCTGATGGCAAGTTGTAAGGCAAAAGCAGCAACCGCTTATACTGCCGCCTGCAAATATGCCCAAGTGGGAATTGGGTTACTGTCCCAAAACAGTTGGCAGCATCAGTATGACTTGACCTTAGCACTCCATCAAGTCGCCACAGAAACCGCCTATCTGAGCGGTGATTTAGAGCAGATGACAGCCAATGCCCATCTTGTCTTGAATCACGCCAAAACTCCATTAGATCAAATCAGCGTCTATGAGGTGAAGATTGAGGCATTCACCACCCAGGGTCAATTTACTCAAGCGAGCGCTGCGGCACTTGCCATCTTAAAGTTATTAGGAGTGGAGCTACCCGCAGCGCCTACCCAGGAAGATGTCGCGGCTGCTTTTAGTACCGTTTCAGATGCGATTGGAGAGCGTTTACCTTGTGAGTTACTCAACCTCAGTCAAGCAAGGGATGCAAATATCCTGGCAGCAGCTCGAATTTTAACATCGCTAGCACCTTGCGCTTATCTGTCCCAACCACTGCTGTATTTATTGGTAATTTTAAAAAAGGTTTATTTATCTGTTGTGTATGGAAATGAATCAACCTCGACCTTTAGCTATGTCTCTTATGGAATATTGATGTGTGGTGTGTTCGGAAACGTTGAATTAGGTTATGAATTCGGTCAGTTAGCCCTCGACCTGTTATCAAATCACCAAGATTCTGAATTGAAGGGGAAAACTTTATTACTAGTCTATTTGTACACAAGCCATTGGAAAATGCACCTGCGTGATGCATTACATTTCTTGCAGATGGCCTATTGTAGTTGTTTAGACGTAGGCGATTTGGCTTTTGCGGGCTACTCTGCGTATAACTACGGCTTTTACTCCTATTTTGCCGGACAGAACTTAACGCAATTGGAGGCGGAAGTTGCCAGATATTGTGAAGCGCTCAAGCACCTCAAGCAAAATATAAATCTGACTTATTCCCAGTTGATTCAACAAATTCTGCTTAATTTAATCGGGGATGGGGATAACATCGTGCTGTTGAGCGGTACAGCCTACAATGAACAGTATCAGCTTCCATTACATGAAACAGCAGGCGAGCGCACTGCATTAGCATTGCTGTGGATTAATAAACTGGTTGTGTCCTATCTATTTTCAGAGTTTGAACAAGCCGTACAACAGGCTGGGCAGGCAAGACAGTATTTGGATGCTGTTCTTGCTTCCCTATATGTACCTATCTTTCATTTTTATGAGTCTTTAGCTCAACTAGCATGGTTCGAGCAACTTCCAACCCTAGAACAGCAGCAAGCAAATGAATACATCGCTGCCAACCAAGAAAAACTCAACTATTGGACAACTCATGCCCCGATGAATTTCTTGCACAAGTTTCATCTAGTCGAGGCGGAACGAGAGCGAGTGCAAGGCAACAAAGCCTCGGCAATAGATCTGTACGATCGTGCAATCATTGGAGCTAAAGAAAACGGCTACATCCAAGAAGAAGCACTTGCCAATGAACTAGCAGCTAAATTCTACCTCGAATGGGACAAAGAACGCATAGCTGGGGAATACATGACGAACGCCTACTATGGCTATGCTCGTTGGGGTGCAAAAGCCAAAGTCGCCGACTTGGAACGACGCTATCCCCAACTCCTCGCCCCCATTTTAAAGCAAACACAATGTCTCTTCTCAACTAATGAAACTATCTTCGCATCAAGTTCTGTAACTTCAACCAGTTCCCTTAGTTCCACTAGTAGCAGCGTTTCTGTTGCTTTAGATTTAGGTGCCATTCTCAAAGCTTCCCAAACTATCTCAAGCGAAATTGAACTTGAAAAACTGCTTTCATCATTGCTTAGAATTACCATCGAAAATGCTGGAGCCAATAAGTGTGTGTTAATGCTTGTAGAGTCGGATAAATTACAGATTCGGGCACTAGCAAAGCTGGGCTTACACAATAATGGAAACACTAAAGTTGATTTTTCTCCAATACTGACCAATCCCCAACCATTTGAAGAGTCAAGAGATATACCAATTGTCTTAATTAATACCGTCAAACGCAGCTTAAAAGCTGCCGTGATCATTGATGCTACTGTACATCCCCAATTAATTAATGACCCATATATTGGGCAACAGCAGCCCAAAAGTATCTTGTGTAGCCCAATTTTACATCAGGGAAAGTTGCTGGGTGTATTGTACCTAGAAAACAATCTCACTACTGGAGCGTTTACTCATGAGCGCGTCGAACTGCTCAACTTACTTTGCACTCAGGCGGCAATTTCTCTGGAAAATGCCCGACTTTATCTGCGATCGCAGAACTATGCCCTACAGTTAGAGCAGTCATTGGATGAGTTGAATACTACTCAGTCTCGCTTCTACAATCTGGTAGACAACGTTCCTGGCGTGGTTTATCAGTTTCGTATCGCTGCCGATGGCACTTGGACAATGCCTTACATTAGTGCTGATTGTTACGACCTATACGAAATCACAGCAGAGCAGGCGATAGCCAATGTGCAGCTGATCGTAGAGAGAGTACATTCAGAGGATGCTGCGCGTCATCAGCAATCGATTGCTGAGTCGATGCAAACACTAGACCCTTGGCGCTGGGAAGGACGAATTGTCACACTATCGGGAATCATCAAGTGGATACATGGAGAAGCCCACATCGTCCAACAAGCAGATGGCTCTCTAGTTTGGGATGGAGTATTGTTGGATATTAGCGAACGCAAAGTTGCTGAACTTGATTTACAACTTGCATTGCTTGACTTACAACAGGCACAAATACAAATTGTCCAAAGTGAAAAAATGTCTGCACTAGGCAATTTAGTTGCTGGGGTGGCTCATGAAATGAATAATCCCCTTGGTTTTATTTCTGCCAGTCTAAAACTTGCTAAACCTACTATCGCCGATCTTGTTGAACATCTCGGACTATATCAAAAAACTTTACCCAACAAAAGTGATGAAATTCTTACCCACGCCGAAGAAATCGATTTGGATTATAGTTTATCAGACTTGCTCAAAATGATTGATTCTATGTCTATAGCGTGTGACAGACTCAAAAATATTAGCACCAGTTTACGTACTTTTTCTCGTGCCGATCAAGATTATAAAGTACCTTTCAATATTCACCAAGGGATTGATAGCACGATTTTAATTTTGAAACATCGTCTCAAGGCAAATGAACAACGTCCATCAATTGAAGTTGTCACAAACTACGGTAATTTACCTCAAGTAGAATGCTTTCCTGGTCAATTAAACCAGGTATTCATGAATCTTTTAGCCAATGCTATTGATGCTTTAGATGAATCTAATCATGGACGTAGTTTTGAAGAAATTAAAGCCAATCCTAACTGTATTACAATTACAACCTCAGTCGAAAATAATTTAGTTAAAATTGCCATTTTCGATAATGGTAAGGGGATGGATGAACAAGTAAAATCCAAAATATTTGACCATTTATTTACGACGAAAGCTGTTGGTAAAGGGACGGGGTTAGGGTTAGCGATCGCAAAATCTATTATTGTGGAAAAACACGGTGGAACACTTGCAGTTAATTCTACCCCAGGTGTTGGAACAGAATTGGTGATTACCTTACCGATTTTGGTTCAGGCTCATTGA